A section of the Agarivorans litoreus genome encodes:
- a CDS encoding cold shock and DUF1294 domain-containing protein, with protein sequence MAKAKLASWNRAKGFGFLRLNGESKQLFVHISSFADKKLDPEKLVGHWFNYTLAKDKQGRPCAKQLRLVGSKPAFSNKPKGLAKRAGMTALAFFVLLLSLVLLQKLPLALLVFYVVMSVVTFALYALDKSAAQAGRWRVQELKLHVFALIGGWPGAMLAQQTLRHKTQKQSFRWGYYCTVLLNIAALAYLLSPNGEPMLLGSVDLWC encoded by the coding sequence ATGGCTAAAGCAAAGTTGGCCTCGTGGAATAGGGCTAAGGGTTTTGGCTTTCTCCGCTTGAATGGCGAGTCTAAGCAGTTGTTTGTGCACATAAGCAGCTTTGCCGATAAAAAACTCGACCCAGAAAAGTTAGTTGGCCATTGGTTTAACTACACCTTAGCTAAGGATAAACAAGGCCGCCCTTGCGCCAAGCAGCTGCGTTTAGTGGGTAGTAAGCCGGCATTTTCTAATAAGCCAAAGGGCTTAGCCAAGCGAGCAGGTATGACTGCTTTGGCTTTTTTTGTTTTATTGCTTAGTTTGGTGTTATTGCAAAAACTGCCACTTGCTTTGTTAGTATTCTATGTAGTTATGAGTGTGGTTACTTTTGCTTTATACGCTCTAGATAAATCGGCAGCACAAGCGGGTCGCTGGCGTGTTCAAGAGCTCAAGCTACATGTGTTTGCGCTGATTGGTGGCTGGCCAGGTGCGATGCTCGCCCAACAAACCTTGCGGCATAAAACTCAAAAGCAGTCTTTTCGCTGGGGTTATTATTGTACAGTGCTACTCAACATAGCGGCTTTAGCTTATTTGCTTAGTCCCAATGGCGAGCCGATGTTGCTAGGGTCTGTTGATCTTTGGTGTTGA
- a CDS encoding FMN-binding negative transcriptional regulator produces MHIPRHFKQQDWHQVSTLISEYPLGCISTVSEAGLVADHVPLLLAKNADDSWCLQGHIARINPLAKRLLNPLAALVVFQGEDAYVSPNYYPSKLSNPKVVPTWNYQAVHINGTMTKQDDLAWKLSLLKRLTEQNEQAQSQPWQVSDAPDKFIEQLNKAIVGFEISIDSWQAQFKQSQNHSVENQLGVAKGLANTNPLMAKQIECFAQNLASKGRGENG; encoded by the coding sequence GTGCATATACCAAGGCATTTTAAGCAACAAGATTGGCACCAAGTATCTACGCTAATTAGCGAATATCCTCTAGGCTGTATAAGTACCGTTAGTGAAGCGGGTTTAGTGGCCGATCATGTTCCTCTACTACTGGCTAAAAATGCTGATGATAGCTGGTGTTTGCAGGGGCATATTGCTCGTATTAATCCTTTAGCAAAGCGTTTACTTAATCCTCTAGCTGCTTTGGTGGTGTTTCAAGGGGAAGATGCTTATGTTTCTCCCAATTATTACCCTTCAAAACTAAGCAATCCAAAGGTGGTACCTACTTGGAATTACCAAGCTGTGCATATTAATGGGACCATGACTAAACAAGATGATCTTGCTTGGAAGCTAAGTTTGTTAAAAAGGCTAACTGAGCAAAACGAGCAAGCCCAAAGTCAGCCTTGGCAAGTGAGCGATGCACCCGATAAGTTTATTGAACAGCTAAATAAAGCCATTGTTGGTTTTGAAATAAGCATTGATAGCTGGCAAGCGCAATTTAAACAGAGCCAAAATCATAGTGTCGAAAATCAGCTTGGCGTTGCTAAAGGACTCGCTAATACTAATCCGCTAATGGCAAAACAGATTGAATGCTTTGCCCAAAACTTGGCGAGTAAAGGCCGAGGTGAAAATGGCTAA
- a CDS encoding alkaline phosphatase — MILNNKYKITVLVAALAALGGCSDDTEYIYVDRDDDIATSIDTGPYACSDAELAENPSKDCRLYIKGSMNGWSARPEAQMHYQGEGVHIALFGMEQGSYEFKLSDPEWSAERDLAIGKEFDAEVVTNELYVLQRKFDDYLNQNMTFVVDDAQEQVFRFTLDASTGIDNPSMLIENITDSDFDNLTKPVYLIGSFSNWEAKEDYKFSYKGAGNYHASISFDAPTAIQFNVQQGMENPLVYGALKDQLVNISEGASALTTYPGGMMYASVEAGTYVFAISMLGDGQIAVPVSMSKVRTVSGHNKITAAGVDTSIGADGSNFVESYEWDASGDMAVSLADDETQTPTNSRQLATVDAEGNYKVTLTTNAGTVAEQSDSHDVDVLPLTPTKNVILLIGDGMGYPALDVARAYHGETLFMERGTVHGRAKTASADSLGLELLSGIGDNYYTDSAASATALATGRKVNNGVLSLAYPGDGSPLKTILEYAQETGRSGGVVATSHCVHATPAGFGSHGPNRNDFVQLSASMYGDVKPNVTLCGSKQVSGVDVISQQAALNSYTVVNNRTDMLAELPNLPASDDGSILFAGIFGEDEIPYLEPNSYQREKGWSYESLDIPSLTEMSLTAIDILSKNPEGFFLMIEGSQIDFASHNNDIKRTIQETIDFDSAVEAVVAWAKADGNTMVIVTADHETGGLELIRNKGKGVIPDVSWKWGNHTNADVPIFSWGVNKEAFNGRVIDNTSIYNIMQGAFDAQ, encoded by the coding sequence ATGATTTTAAATAACAAATACAAGATAACCGTTTTGGTGGCAGCATTGGCCGCTTTAGGTGGTTGTTCAGATGATACTGAATATATTTATGTAGACAGAGATGATGATATTGCTACAAGCATTGATACAGGCCCCTATGCTTGTAGTGATGCAGAATTAGCTGAAAATCCAAGTAAAGATTGCCGTTTATACATCAAAGGATCAATGAATGGTTGGTCGGCTCGGCCTGAAGCGCAAATGCACTACCAAGGTGAGGGGGTGCATATTGCGCTGTTTGGCATGGAACAGGGGTCTTACGAGTTTAAGCTTTCGGATCCTGAGTGGAGTGCCGAACGAGACTTAGCAATTGGTAAAGAGTTTGATGCTGAAGTTGTGACTAATGAATTGTATGTGTTGCAACGAAAGTTTGATGATTACTTAAATCAAAATATGACATTTGTTGTAGATGATGCCCAAGAGCAAGTATTTCGTTTCACGCTGGATGCTTCAACAGGTATTGATAATCCAAGCATGTTAATTGAGAACATCACTGATTCAGACTTTGATAATCTAACCAAGCCTGTTTACTTAATCGGTAGTTTTAGTAATTGGGAAGCGAAAGAAGACTACAAGTTTAGTTATAAAGGGGCGGGTAATTATCACGCTTCAATTTCTTTTGATGCTCCTACCGCTATTCAGTTTAATGTTCAACAAGGAATGGAAAACCCGCTCGTCTACGGAGCTTTAAAAGATCAGTTAGTTAACATCAGCGAGGGTGCGTCAGCGTTAACTACTTATCCTGGCGGAATGATGTATGCTTCTGTTGAAGCAGGGACATACGTATTTGCTATTTCTATGCTTGGTGATGGCCAAATTGCAGTACCTGTTTCTATGTCAAAGGTGCGCACTGTCTCTGGACATAACAAAATTACCGCTGCTGGTGTTGATACTAGCATTGGCGCAGATGGCAGTAATTTTGTAGAGAGCTATGAATGGGATGCTAGCGGTGATATGGCTGTGAGTTTGGCTGACGACGAAACTCAAACGCCTACTAATTCACGTCAGTTAGCTACTGTAGACGCTGAAGGAAATTACAAAGTTACTTTGACTACTAATGCCGGTACCGTTGCTGAGCAAAGTGATAGTCACGATGTTGATGTATTACCTTTGACACCGACTAAAAATGTAATTTTGCTCATTGGTGACGGCATGGGCTACCCAGCTCTAGATGTGGCTCGCGCCTATCATGGCGAGACCTTATTTATGGAGCGAGGCACTGTTCACGGTCGAGCGAAGACTGCAAGTGCTGATAGCCTTGGCTTAGAACTGTTAAGTGGTATCGGGGATAACTACTACACTGATTCTGCAGCTTCGGCCACGGCTTTGGCTACTGGGAGAAAAGTAAACAATGGCGTATTGTCGCTAGCCTACCCAGGTGACGGTTCTCCACTGAAAACGATTCTTGAATACGCTCAAGAAACTGGCCGTTCTGGCGGTGTTGTAGCAACCTCTCATTGTGTACATGCAACGCCAGCGGGTTTCGGTAGTCATGGTCCAAACCGTAATGACTTTGTTCAGCTGTCGGCCAGTATGTATGGTGATGTAAAACCTAATGTTACTTTATGTGGTAGTAAGCAGGTTAGTGGTGTTGATGTAATTAGCCAGCAAGCTGCGTTAAACAGTTACACCGTAGTAAATAATAGAACAGACATGTTAGCTGAATTACCTAACTTACCTGCGTCTGATGATGGAAGCATTTTGTTTGCGGGCATTTTTGGTGAAGATGAGATCCCTTACTTGGAACCAAATAGCTATCAGCGTGAAAAAGGCTGGAGTTATGAAAGCTTAGATATTCCAAGCTTGACTGAAATGAGCCTAACTGCCATTGATATCTTGTCTAAAAATCCTGAAGGCTTCTTCTTGATGATCGAAGGCTCGCAAATCGATTTTGCCTCCCACAACAATGATATCAAGCGGACTATTCAAGAAACTATTGATTTTGATAGTGCTGTTGAAGCGGTTGTTGCGTGGGCCAAAGCAGACGGGAATACAATGGTTATTGTTACTGCGGACCATGAAACCGGTGGCTTAGAGCTAATTCGCAATAAAGGTAAAGGTGTTATTCCTGATGTATCGTGGAAATGGGGTAACCATACTAATGCCGATGTGCCTATCTTTAGCTGGGGCGTAAACAAGGAAGCATTTAACGGACGAGTGATTGATAACACTTCCATTTACAACATTATGCAAGGAGCTTTTGACGCTCAATAG
- a CDS encoding DUF3299 domain-containing protein, with protein MWRIIYLSLLVLLSPSVLAAANPWQTLIPELERGQIVQTPINHEVQLDERAPQIKTGGLVHALDGQNMRMPGFIVPLESDGNKITEFFLVPFFGACLHLPPPPPNQIIHVSHPKGIDMIEPWEVVWISGEMQVKATDVEGLASAGYAMNLIKDIEMYIP; from the coding sequence ATGTGGCGTATTATATATTTAAGTTTACTGGTTTTGCTTAGCCCGAGTGTGTTGGCTGCGGCGAACCCATGGCAAACACTCATTCCTGAGTTGGAACGTGGCCAAATTGTACAGACACCCATTAATCATGAGGTGCAGTTAGATGAACGAGCCCCACAAATTAAAACTGGTGGCTTAGTTCACGCTCTAGATGGGCAAAATATGCGTATGCCCGGTTTTATTGTGCCGTTAGAAAGTGATGGCAACAAAATCACCGAGTTCTTTTTAGTGCCATTTTTTGGCGCGTGTTTACATTTACCACCGCCACCACCTAATCAAATTATTCACGTTAGTCATCCCAAGGGCATAGATATGATAGAACCATGGGAAGTGGTTTGGATTAGCGGAGAAATGCAGGTAAAAGCTACCGATGTTGAGGGCTTGGCTAGCGCAGGTTATGCCATGAATTTAATAAAAGATATTGAAATGTACATTCCTTAA
- a CDS encoding alkaline phosphatase — translation MRLGKVLKVVAGVSIASAVVGCNSDTEYVYLDPPIADSIDLGPFKCSDEEIAADANKDCRLYIKGSMNSWSSRPEAQLHYQGDGEYIALFSMQPGEYSFKISDPSWSAERDLAIGEDADAEVVFDIPMELQRKYDDFGNQNMDITVADDEDQVFRFTLDASATIDNPTLLIENITDSDVDNLSQAMYLVGTFNDWTADDSSQFSYAGAGNYQLQMNFEEAGTISFNLHQGIDSPLVYGSLDNQPISLTEGESSLTTYPGGKMSAQVEAGSYVFSLSTLGDGQQAVPLTLAKVRAVVGHDTVTVANLPTSLTADGSTFAQSYHWDTEGDMSVTLTDDDSQTISDIRKLASADSTGRYQVNLTTNQGLATQTSTSQEIDVIDLESANNIVMMIGDGMGYGQIDITRAYMGEALFLESGKHRGDIKTASADTLGYENLAELGMNYYTDSAAAATAISTGRKAVSGTIAQARPGDGSDLETILEYAQKQGKSVGIVATSHCVHATPAAFASHGPNRNDFVTLATSMFGDVKPNVALCGSKQVDGVDVISQQADLGGYTIVKNKTDMIPAVAALPANDPNAEILFAGIFGEDEIPYILPLGDQKSYEEQDIPQLNEMTQVAIEILSKNPNGFVLMVEGSQIDFAGHLNDEERLIHETIAFDKTVEEVVNWSDLRSDSMVIVTADHETGGLVLEKTNGIGVVPEVSWQWGSHTNVDVPIASWGLNSHAFVGRTVDNTAIYNVMRGALDAN, via the coding sequence ATGCGTTTAGGGAAAGTATTAAAAGTAGTTGCAGGGGTGTCTATCGCATCTGCTGTAGTCGGTTGTAATAGTGATACCGAATATGTGTATTTGGATCCACCCATCGCCGACAGTATTGATTTAGGGCCGTTTAAATGTAGCGATGAAGAAATTGCTGCCGATGCCAACAAAGATTGTCGCTTGTATATCAAGGGCTCTATGAATAGCTGGTCTTCGCGCCCAGAAGCTCAATTGCACTATCAAGGCGACGGTGAATACATTGCCTTATTTAGCATGCAGCCAGGTGAGTACTCCTTCAAAATCTCTGATCCAAGCTGGAGTGCCGAGCGCGACTTAGCGATTGGTGAAGACGCCGATGCTGAAGTGGTATTTGATATCCCAATGGAACTGCAACGCAAGTACGACGACTTTGGTAACCAAAACATGGATATCACCGTTGCCGACGATGAAGATCAGGTGTTTCGTTTTACTCTTGATGCTTCGGCCACCATTGATAACCCTACATTGTTGATTGAAAACATCACCGATAGCGATGTTGATAACTTAAGCCAAGCGATGTACTTAGTGGGTACATTTAACGATTGGACAGCCGATGACAGCAGCCAATTTAGCTATGCCGGTGCAGGTAACTACCAGCTACAAATGAACTTCGAAGAAGCCGGTACCATTAGCTTTAACTTACACCAAGGCATCGATTCACCATTGGTTTATGGCTCTTTAGATAATCAGCCAATTAGCTTAACCGAAGGTGAGTCATCACTGACAACTTACCCAGGCGGCAAAATGTCGGCACAGGTAGAAGCGGGCAGCTACGTATTTTCACTGTCTACTTTGGGTGATGGTCAGCAAGCGGTGCCACTTACCTTGGCAAAAGTTCGTGCAGTGGTTGGTCACGACACCGTAACGGTGGCTAACTTGCCTACCAGCTTAACGGCAGACGGCAGCACCTTTGCGCAAAGTTACCACTGGGACACAGAAGGTGACATGAGCGTTACCCTAACTGACGATGATAGCCAAACCATTAGCGACATTCGCAAACTGGCCAGTGCAGATTCGACAGGCCGTTACCAAGTAAACTTAACCACCAATCAAGGTTTAGCGACTCAAACCAGCACTAGCCAAGAGATTGATGTTATTGATCTTGAGTCAGCCAATAACATTGTAATGATGATTGGCGATGGTATGGGTTACGGGCAAATTGATATTACTCGCGCCTACATGGGTGAAGCCTTATTCCTAGAATCTGGTAAGCATCGCGGCGATATTAAAACTGCCAGTGCCGATACCTTAGGTTACGAGAACTTGGCAGAGCTAGGCATGAATTACTACACCGACTCTGCAGCGGCAGCCACGGCAATCTCAACTGGCCGTAAAGCGGTTTCAGGCACTATTGCTCAAGCACGTCCGGGAGATGGTTCTGATTTAGAAACCATTTTGGAATATGCGCAAAAGCAGGGTAAATCGGTAGGTATTGTGGCAACGTCGCACTGTGTTCATGCTACCCCAGCCGCTTTTGCTTCACATGGTCCAAATCGAAATGATTTTGTGACGCTAGCTACAAGCATGTTTGGTGATGTAAAACCTAACGTAGCCTTATGTGGCAGTAAGCAAGTTGATGGCGTAGATGTGATTAGCCAGCAAGCTGACTTGGGTGGCTACACTATCGTGAAAAACAAAACCGATATGATTCCTGCGGTAGCGGCTTTACCTGCTAATGACCCAAATGCAGAAATTCTATTTGCCGGTATTTTTGGTGAAGATGAAATTCCTTACATATTGCCTTTGGGAGATCAAAAAAGTTATGAAGAGCAAGACATTCCACAGTTGAATGAAATGACCCAAGTAGCGATTGAAATCTTGTCAAAAAATCCAAATGGCTTTGTATTGATGGTAGAAGGTTCACAAATCGACTTTGCTGGTCACCTCAACGATGAAGAGCGCTTAATTCATGAAACCATTGCTTTTGATAAGACCGTGGAAGAGGTGGTGAATTGGTCTGATTTACGCAGCGACAGCATGGTGATTGTAACTGCAGACCATGAAACCGGTGGTTTGGTGCTTGAGAAAACCAACGGTATCGGTGTTGTACCAGAGGTAAGTTGGCAGTGGGGAAGCCACACTAACGTAGATGTGCCTATTGCTTCTTGGGGCCTAAATTCACACGCCTTTGTGGGTCGTACGGTAGACAATACCGCTATTTACAATGTTATGCGTGGCGCTTTAGACGCTAACTAA
- a CDS encoding methyl-accepting chemotaxis protein, which yields MMDKLNLSQKIALIPVGIVLLLALMLWNSHYSLSGVEQQAVEFSARVEPSARLAGELSVNALQRLVLQSRYSQTEDPRLLQQYQQLAEQAQALVKSPYLAAFNNGEKITSNSQLLDQHFAEELVPLLAEVSSFENTVLRQLVPQALAKTSDIHATLDLLNSGRLPALTVSLANHIQAASIGLMSHLNRRDSRSKDQFYLELFGAENDLIDLKKGLNREHHKAWIVEVEQYVGQFAVAANSIFELLEEQQLLMDDLLNPAAEQVVQGAGDSQQTQWQILGESSQAIAQQLHQTARTSLAFGVSIVFISLLLAWVITRLIRQPVVTMVQAMQAIAQGDGDLTQRLKVKGKDELAQLAAAFNQFIELLQGTVTSINQHVATLNEAANQLNQLAQQSKGQVGQQQQVVAEVSQHIGSLSQGFNEVANHVRNADQSAIAIDEASMQGNTLTQSATNEIKHLVSQVDTASVDMRELAQNSKNASKILEVINGIAEQTNLLALNAAIESARAGEHGRGFAVVADEVRNLAKQTRGSTDQIEQMMSDLVKGAEKTEEQMQQGKVQANTSFELMSEMQHSVEKTHQLVSDITRLLDDVSAACDAQLSTSETVVSEMQDIESAAQMSLEGTEQTAEQAKKVGQLSSLIQASIANFKV from the coding sequence ATGATGGACAAATTAAACCTAAGCCAAAAAATTGCGCTTATCCCAGTGGGCATAGTGTTGCTGCTTGCGCTGATGCTGTGGAATAGCCATTACTCGCTTAGTGGCGTAGAGCAACAAGCGGTAGAATTCTCCGCTAGGGTTGAGCCTAGCGCTCGCTTAGCTGGTGAGCTGTCGGTGAATGCTTTGCAGCGTTTGGTTCTGCAATCGCGCTATAGCCAAACAGAAGACCCGCGTTTGTTGCAGCAATACCAGCAGTTGGCAGAGCAAGCCCAAGCTTTGGTTAAGAGTCCTTATTTGGCAGCCTTTAATAATGGGGAGAAAATAACCAGCAACAGCCAATTGTTGGATCAGCACTTTGCCGAAGAATTGGTGCCTTTGTTAGCCGAGGTGAGTAGCTTCGAGAACACCGTGCTGCGCCAACTAGTGCCGCAAGCTTTAGCCAAAACATCGGATATTCATGCCACCTTAGATCTTCTTAACTCGGGGCGCTTACCTGCCTTAACCGTGAGTTTAGCGAATCATATTCAAGCGGCATCTATCGGATTAATGAGTCACTTAAATCGCCGTGATAGCCGCAGTAAAGATCAGTTTTACTTGGAGTTGTTTGGCGCAGAAAATGATCTTATCGATTTGAAAAAGGGCTTAAACAGAGAGCACCACAAAGCGTGGATTGTTGAAGTAGAACAGTATGTGGGCCAGTTTGCCGTCGCCGCTAACAGCATTTTTGAATTGCTGGAAGAACAACAACTACTGATGGACGATTTGCTTAACCCCGCCGCTGAACAAGTGGTGCAGGGCGCCGGCGATAGCCAGCAAACACAATGGCAAATTTTGGGAGAATCTAGCCAAGCCATTGCTCAGCAGCTGCACCAAACTGCGCGCACAAGCTTGGCTTTTGGTGTATCAATTGTATTTATTTCATTGTTGCTTGCATGGGTGATTACCCGACTCATTCGCCAACCTGTGGTTACCATGGTGCAAGCCATGCAGGCGATTGCCCAAGGAGATGGGGATTTAACCCAGCGTTTAAAAGTTAAAGGTAAAGATGAACTAGCCCAGCTGGCGGCGGCATTTAATCAATTTATTGAGTTGCTGCAAGGTACGGTTACCAGCATTAACCAGCATGTTGCCACCTTGAATGAAGCGGCCAATCAGCTAAACCAGTTGGCCCAGCAATCTAAGGGGCAAGTAGGCCAGCAGCAGCAAGTTGTTGCAGAAGTAAGCCAGCATATTGGCAGCTTGTCACAAGGTTTTAATGAAGTGGCCAATCATGTACGTAATGCCGATCAGTCGGCAATTGCGATTGATGAAGCGTCGATGCAAGGAAATACCCTGACTCAATCGGCTACCAATGAAATTAAGCACTTGGTGAGCCAAGTAGATACAGCCTCGGTAGATATGCGTGAATTAGCGCAAAACAGTAAAAACGCCAGCAAAATCTTAGAAGTGATTAACGGCATTGCCGAACAGACTAACCTGTTGGCGCTTAATGCTGCGATTGAGTCTGCGCGCGCTGGTGAACATGGCCGTGGTTTTGCGGTAGTTGCCGATGAGGTGCGCAACTTAGCTAAGCAAACCCGTGGTTCAACCGATCAAATCGAACAGATGATGAGTGACTTAGTGAAAGGCGCCGAGAAAACCGAGGAGCAAATGCAACAAGGCAAAGTGCAAGCTAATACCAGTTTTGAACTGATGTCAGAAATGCAGCACTCAGTAGAGAAAACTCATCAATTAGTAAGCGACATCACCCGTTTGCTTGATGATGTAAGTGCGGCTTGTGATGCACAGTTATCAACTTCTGAAACAGTGGTTAGTGAGATGCAAGACATTGAATCGGCAGCTCAAATGAGCTTAGAAGGTACCGAACAAACCGCAGAGCAAGCCAAAAAAGTAGGCCAACTAAGTAGCCTTATTCAAGCCAGTATCGCTAACTTTAAAGTGTAA
- a CDS encoding TatD family hydrolase has translation MTKKRKLSAPMFDIALNLTSSQFDKDRDEVIARAQQAGVNGMLLLASDMNESLAVSELALQWPGLCYATAGVHPHDAKSVTIEQLQQLKPLLAQPQVLAVGECGLDFNRDFSPRPQQEAIFEAQLALAAELNMPVVMHERDAHQRFIDILTPWRDKLPGAVLHCFTSDKAALTACLDLDLYIGITGWVCDERRGEDLQQRVTEIPNNRLLLETDAPYLLPRDLRPKPKSRRNEPCYLPHIYQKVAGLREQTVADLQLHTQQNIKRLFNL, from the coding sequence ATGACGAAGAAGCGCAAGCTTAGCGCGCCCATGTTTGATATTGCACTAAACCTTACTAGCTCGCAGTTTGATAAAGACCGTGATGAAGTGATCGCTCGCGCCCAACAAGCCGGGGTAAACGGCATGTTGTTGCTGGCTAGCGATATGAATGAAAGCCTCGCGGTTAGCGAGTTGGCTTTGCAGTGGCCTGGCCTGTGTTATGCCACCGCAGGTGTGCACCCTCATGATGCAAAGTCGGTAACTATTGAGCAATTACAACAGCTTAAACCTTTGCTTGCACAACCACAGGTGCTGGCAGTGGGGGAATGTGGCTTAGATTTCAACCGTGACTTTTCGCCGCGCCCGCAGCAAGAAGCCATTTTTGAGGCCCAGCTAGCTTTAGCTGCCGAGTTGAACATGCCGGTGGTAATGCATGAACGTGATGCCCATCAACGCTTTATCGATATTCTCACTCCTTGGCGAGATAAGCTTCCCGGTGCAGTGTTGCACTGTTTTACCAGTGATAAAGCCGCACTTACAGCGTGTTTAGATTTAGACTTATATATTGGTATCACAGGCTGGGTATGTGATGAACGCCGTGGTGAAGACCTGCAACAGCGCGTAACCGAGATCCCTAACAATCGCTTATTGCTAGAAACCGACGCCCCTTATTTGTTACCTCGCGATTTGCGCCCAAAGCCGAAAAGCCGTCGTAACGAACCTTGCTATTTACCCCACATCTATCAAAAAGTCGCTGGTTTGCGCGAGCAAACGGTGGCCGATTTACAGCTGCACACTCAGCAGAACATAAAACGCTTATTCAATCTCTAA
- the tatC gene encoding twin-arginine translocase subunit TatC, with amino-acid sequence MSDAPAQPLIEHLVELRNRLLRGVLACLLIFLCLVYFANDIYALLAEPLLSVMPENASMIATDVAAPFFTPIKLTLVASVFLAMPYLLAQAWGFIAPGLYQHERKLLIPLVFGSGLLFYAGVAFAFYVVFPLAFAFFTAVAPEGVTIATDISNYLDFVLKLFFAFGLAFEIPIATMLLCWSGATTPEKLRSKRPYVIVGAFVVGMLLTPPDVISQTLLALPMWLLFEVGLFFARFYVRKDDEEAQA; translated from the coding sequence ATGAGTGACGCCCCTGCGCAGCCCTTAATTGAGCATTTAGTTGAGTTACGCAATCGCTTGTTACGTGGAGTATTGGCTTGTTTGCTAATTTTTCTCTGCCTAGTGTATTTTGCTAACGACATTTACGCTTTGCTCGCCGAGCCTTTGTTAAGCGTAATGCCAGAAAACGCCAGCATGATTGCTACCGATGTTGCTGCGCCGTTTTTTACCCCGATAAAACTAACTTTGGTGGCTTCGGTATTTTTAGCCATGCCCTATTTGTTAGCGCAAGCTTGGGGCTTTATTGCACCGGGTTTGTATCAGCACGAGCGCAAGCTGCTAATCCCCTTAGTGTTTGGCTCAGGCTTGTTGTTTTACGCAGGCGTGGCGTTCGCCTTTTATGTGGTATTTCCACTGGCATTTGCTTTTTTTACTGCGGTAGCACCAGAGGGTGTAACCATTGCTACCGACATCTCCAACTATTTGGATTTTGTACTTAAGCTGTTTTTTGCTTTTGGTTTAGCCTTTGAAATTCCCATCGCTACCATGTTGTTATGCTGGTCGGGAGCCACCACGCCTGAAAAGCTGCGCAGCAAGCGCCCATACGTAATTGTGGGGGCCTTTGTGGTGGGCATGTTGCTAACCCCACCAGATGTTATTTCACAAACCTTGTTGGCGTTGCCAATGTGGTTGCTGTTTGAAGTGGGATTGTTCTTTGCGCGCTTTTATGTGCGTAAAGATGACGAAGAAGCGCAAGCTTAG
- the tatB gene encoding Sec-independent protein translocase protein TatB codes for MFDIGFWELILISVMGLVILGPERLPGAIRSVLAVVRKVKQSVSSVTTELKQELELDELHQNLKKAEQQGLESLNGDLSESFETLKARAESVTRPYQKSAPEQNQHEADTVTMPSDPPPESSQEDKK; via the coding sequence ATGTTTGATATTGGGTTTTGGGAGTTAATCCTTATCTCGGTGATGGGCTTAGTGATACTTGGCCCTGAACGCTTGCCAGGCGCTATTCGTAGTGTGTTGGCGGTGGTGCGTAAGGTAAAGCAGTCGGTGTCTTCGGTAACTACCGAGCTTAAGCAGGAGCTTGAGCTAGACGAGCTTCACCAAAACCTTAAAAAAGCCGAGCAGCAAGGTCTTGAGTCGCTTAATGGTGATTTAAGTGAATCTTTCGAAACCTTAAAAGCCCGCGCCGAATCGGTGACTCGCCCTTATCAAAAGAGTGCACCAGAGCAAAATCAACACGAGGCCGACACGGTAACTATGCCCAGTGATCCGCCACCTGAATCCAGCCAAGAAGATAAAAAATAA
- the tatA gene encoding Sec-independent protein translocase subunit TatA translates to MGGISIWQLLIVAVIVVLLFGTKKLRNMGGDLGSAVKGFKNAMNDDESKTAEKSTPEQLAQNKEQAEETAKSKDQQQG, encoded by the coding sequence ATGGGTGGAATTAGTATTTGGCAACTGTTGATCGTAGCGGTAATTGTGGTGTTGCTATTTGGAACCAAAAAACTGCGTAACATGGGTGGAGACCTAGGTTCTGCAGTAAAAGGTTTTAAAAATGCCATGAACGACGATGAAAGCAAAACGGCTGAAAAATCTACACCAGAACAACTTGCTCAAAACAAAGAGCAAGCTGAAGAAACCGCTAAAAGCAAAGACCAACAGCAAGGCTAA